Within the Spirochaetales bacterium genome, the region GGGTATGTTTCTATTATATAGATTCATAAAGGGGGGCACCCATGAAAACAAAGAGAATGGAGGGATCCCCTGCGGTACTTGTAGCGGCGGGTTTTATCATCGGGTATGCGTTTCTTCACCCGGCCTCTCTGGTTGTCGTCTGCCTTTTTGAAAAAGACGTTTTCGATTTTTTCGCGATTGTGATTGAATCCTTTTCCGTTTCACATCTCGCCATGGGGGCGTATTTCGCCGTTATCGGGGCGCTTCTCGGCGGGATCGTCGCCGTCTACCTTGTAAGTCTGAGAAAGACGAATGTGAAGTTGTTTGATATCAACAACGGCCTCAAACGCCAGAACGAGAAGTTGCGGCAAAAAGTATCGGCGTCAAAAACGGGTAATGAAGTGCTTCTGAAAAAAATCCGGCCGGTACTGAACAGGATTGAAAACGGCGTGGATATAATCAGCAATAAAAGCGCGGGCGGACTGAATCTCCGCCAGACGGCGCTGCTAAAGATTACAAAGGACAATATCGATCGTTTATACGAGGTTATCGAATCGCTTGTTCTGGGCTCCCCCGGCCGCTGCGACAATGCCGGCGGGGCATAGCTGCTGACCCTCGCTTACACCGCATAGTCCGTTTTTTATCTTCACGTCTATGGATACATGACGGCAGGGGCTGTCTTGTATTCTCATACAATAAATAATGCGGATAACAGTCAATGATAACGTGAATGAAAGTATATAAAAAAGGAACGGCTAAAGGTAATAATGAAAGGAGTGTGAATAGATGAGAGAAAAAGAAAGGATTTGAAATGAATACACATGACATGAATGACCATACCGGGCATGATGGAAATAACAACCATGGTCACCACGAAATGGACATTAACGGGTCTCGCCATTCAGGGCACGGCGGCGGCCACGTCGCGCATCACCGGATGATGATCATGGATTTCCGCAGGCGTTTTTACGTATCCCTGTTCGCCACCATTCCGGTATTGATTTTATCGGACTTTATACAGAATTTGCTGCACTATTCTCTCATTATTCCCGGTTCAAGGTATATCGTTTTCACCCTCTCCACGTTTATCTATTTTTACGGGGGCTGGCCTTTTCTGAAAGGCTTCAAGGATGAACTCTCCAAAAAGCTTCCGGGAATGATGACGCTTATTGCGGTTGCGATAAGTGTCGCGTATGCGTACAGCGGAGTCGTCACATTCGGGTTCGAAGGAACTCCCTTTTACTGGGAGCTCGCGACCCTTATCGATATCATGCTCGCGGGTCACTGGATAGAAATGCGGTCGGTGGTAAGCGCTTCGGCAGCTTTGGAAAAGCTCGCCGGTCTCATGCCGGATATCGCCCACCGTAAAACGGGAGACGCGATAAACGACGTTCCCCTCAAGGAAATAAAAAAGGATGACGTGATTGTGGTAAAGCCGGGAGAAAAGATTCCGTCGGACGGTATCGTCGTCGCCGGAACCGGGTATGTGAACGAATCGATGCTTACCGGTGAGGCACGCCCCGTTAAAAAGGGAGAAGGGGACAGACTCGTCGGCGGTTCATTGAATGACGACGCTTCGTTCGAAATGCGCGTTTCGGGAACCGGAGAAGATTCATATCTTGCGAAGGTCGTCGCCATGGTACGGGATGCGCAGGCCGAAAAATCTCGGACACAGGCGTTATCCGACAAGGCGGCGATGTGGCTGACGATTATCGCAATCGCAGTCGGAATAACGACGTTGATCGCGTGGCTTCTTTCGGGCCGCGGACTCCAGTTTTCAATCGCGAGGATGGCTACGGTGATGGTGATTACCTGTCCCCACGCGCTCGGGCTTGCAATCCCCCTGGTAGCGGCGCGGTCGACCGCCCTGTCCGCGCGAAACGGCCTCCTGATTCGAAACCGGACGGCCTTCGAGAACTCCAGAAAAATAACGACCGTTCTTTTCGACAAGACGGGAACACTCACGAAAGGCAGTTTCGAGGTCTCGGATGTCGCCGTATATGACGGGGCGTTCGATGAGCGGTCGGTAATCGGGCTTGCTGCCGCCCTCGAAACACAATCGGGACATCCGATCGCAAAAGGCATCGTCGAAAAGGCGAAAGCGATGGGGGTGCGTATCGAGCCTGTGTCGCAATTCAGGGAAATCAAGGGCAGGGGGGTGGAAGGATCGGTTGACGGCAGAAGGGTCATCGTCGCCGGTCCGGGGTATTTGAAGGAGACGGGATTACAGGAACCGGGCGGGGGAGAAAAGAGTACGGGGGAAACGCGCGTTTTTTTGATTGCAGACGATAAACCGGTCGGTTCTATCGCCCTTTCGGATGCGATACGTCCCGAATCCCGTAAAGCGATTAAAAAACTCAAGGACAGGGGAATCGAATGCCTGATGATGACGGGTGACAATCGTTGGGCGGCGGAAAAAGTAAGCGGGGAACTCGGCATGGACGGTTTCTTCGCCGAAGTGCTGCCGGATCAGAAACTTGAGAAGGTCAGGGAATTACAGGAGCGGGGCGAGTATGTGGCGGTGACCGGTGACGGGGTGAATGACGCGCCGGCCCTCGCGCAGGCACAGGTCGGGATCGCCGTCGGGAGCGGAACGGATGTCGCGGCGGAAACCGCCGATATCGTTCTCGTCAACAATAATCCCCTCGATGTCGCTGAGCTTATTCTCTTCGGCAGGGCGACCTACCGTAAAATGGTACAGAATCTTGTCTGGGCGACCGGTTATAATGTCGTGGCCATTCCCCTCGCGGCCGGCGTGTTATACGGGGCCGGGTTTGTTCTCTCTCCGGAGATCGGCGCGCTTCTCATGTCGCTGAGTACCGTGGTCGTCGCGGTCAACGCCGGGTTTATCAAAATCAGAAAGGATTGACGGGGCGATTCGTTTCGGCGGCCCGTCAATCCTCAAAGTGAAGCGAGATTCCGGCTGCTCCGCCCCTCAGGGGGCGACGTATTTGTCCGGTTCCTTTTCAAAAGCGGCTTTGCATCCCGGTGAGCAGAAGTAATACGTCTTGTTTTTATACGTCGCTTTTATTCCTGTTTTTTTCGGATCGACATCCATTCCGCATATGATATCTTTTTCCATAATGTAATTCCTCCTTTCTAAAGGATATCCTGTTTCAATGCATCGAATTCTTCCTTCGTTATTTCGCCTTTCGCCAGTCTGGCCTTCAGAATTTCGAGGGGAGCGGGCCCTGCATGTTTTCCGCGGCGAAAGACGGCCACGATGACGGTGACTACTCCGGCAAGAATGAGAACGATAAGAGGCCACCACCACCATTGAAAGAGGAACGGATGCATTCCTCCGCCGTAGTACCCGTATCCGCCCATCATCGGCATTCCCCCCATCATCCCGCGGTACTCCCTGCCGCGGAAGCCTCCGCCCGTAAGGTACCGGTATCCCATCATTCTGTGCATCGCCTCGAGGCTTTCGGAATCCTCTCCTCCCATCATTCTGTCCATCCACTCGTGCTGCCTTTCATCCGGTACCATCAGGTTCATGTATGCTTCTCCGAGTTTTTCCAGAAGCGGGTCGCTTACCTCCTCCGGGTCGATCTCCCTGTTCAGATTCACCCCCTGTTCGGCTCTGATCTCCCCGAGTACGTCGTCGACACTGAGATCGTGCGAGCCTTCGTCCGCGGAGAGGAAGAACGGCGTCATAACGATCAATATCATAGGAATAAAAACACTTTTATAAAACGTCATGATACACCTCCTTGTGTGAAGATCATTAATAGCAATGTACTATACCCCGGTAGAGTAGTCAAGCCGACCCTGGCGCCGCACTACATAAAAAATCATCACAATTCTTGAGGAAAATCCACTGGAAGGATTACATAGAGAAGGTTCCGTTACCGTAAGAAAACGGCATCTTGACGATGCAGTCCTGTTTTCCGGTATATTTTCATATATTTGCCGCCGCGCTTCGAGAACTGACTGTGCAGGCATTAATTTTGAGTTTTTTTTCTAAAAATCATCGTCATCGAAGAAATCGCCGTCATCAAAAAAGTCATCGTCGTCTGTAAAATCATCCGAAACGCTTCCGATAGGGACGGAGCCGTTGTTGCGTAAAGCATACAATTTATAAATATACCTGATATCGGCGAGTTTTTTTTCGATATTTTGTTTAAGAAGATTATTGAAAAAGGTATCGGTGGATAAGCCTTCACGTATATTCCCCTTTCCGAAACCGAGATCGTGGAACCGCTTGAGTTCGATGAGTCTGAAATAAATCCGCTGAAACCAGAAAAGACTTTTCTGTATCGCGTAGAGGTGCCCGATGATCGTCTTTTTTTCCTTCATCACCTCCATATTCGTACCCGTTGCACCTTTTTTATCTTCTTGTATCCATTTGTCGATAATATCCGATTCGGCAAAAAGCGCCCGGTAGGCTTCCGTGAACTGTGAAAGCCGCTTCTCGTATTCGGCGGCAAGCTTTTTGATCTGCAAAAGCGCGTTTCCTTTTAACAGCGTTACCTTTTTCGTGTACCAATCGTCCCTGTACGTCTCGACATCGGCAACCGGAACGTTCACCTCTTGTACGGCGGCTTCACTTCCCGCTTCGACGACCTTTCCCGGTTGGGCGTAAAGCCGTTTTCCCGAGGTATCCTTACACTCGACTCGTCCCTGCTTGCAGGTAACCAGCACCTCCCCGGTCGGAAGTGTGGTCACGGTAAATGCCGTCCCCCTGACCCCCATGGCGGTCTCGCCCGTATTCACGAGAAGATCCTGGCTTTTCGCGAGGGCGTCGACTTTCAACGCGATAGAACCCGCAAACATATCGAGCTGTGTCGTTTCCGTTCCATCGATCCTGTTGATATCGAATGTGAATGCCGTGTTTTCCTCGACGGTGATAATTGTCGCGGGACATCGCGCCGAGATCACTTCTATTTCCACCATACTATTTTCTTTTGTCGAAACGAGATCGTAATTCATTATTCTCGTTCCCGTATCGATCCGGGAAGCATCGAGTGAAACGGCGTTTCTTGTAATACCGACGTTTCCTTCGAGATAGGTGATTTCACCTTCTTCTCCTTCTCCCGGTTCTTTTCTTGTGATTGTTTCCTTCGAGGAATCATCCTGTACCGAAGAGGCCTTTTTGGAAATACCGTTACTCGTTGTCGCGCGGTCGGATGTCGAGGATTTTTCCGCTGTTATCTCACTTTCATCTTCTCCTGCCGCAGGTATCGCTTTTTCTTCATCACCTGGTGTCGTTGTATCGGGGAGTTCCTCTTTCCGGTCCCCGCCGGCAAGTGGTGCCGTCGTATCTTGCTTGCCCCGGCAGGATGACCATGGCAGAACAAGCGCTGTTATTATAAACAAATATATGTAGATTCTCATAATCTGCTCCTTATATGAGGCGATACATGCGTAATTAAATTCTAATGGATTGAATTATCGAAGTCAATAACGTGAAGGCCTTGATACAACAATAATTTATTTGTAATATAATATCGCTATGATTTCACACTATCCGGAGTTTTCGGAAATCGATATTTCAATGCGCGATGAATTACACCCCTGTTTCAGCGGGCTTTCCGATGGCATTTCCGAGTTTACGTTCGCCAATATATATCTTTTCAGGAAAAAGAATTCATTTCAAATAGCGGAATTGGAACAAGGGAAATATATTATAACGGGAAAAAGGAATAACGAATCATTTTTCCTGCTCCCTTTCGGAATTCCCGAAAAATCGATGCTCGAAGAAATGTTCGATCGCTATTCGTTATTGAAACTTGTTTCAGAGCCCCAGACCCGGATGCTCCGGGAGTATGGATATCATGTGAAGGAAGACAGAGATAATTTCGATTATATCTATCTGAGGGAACATCTGGCGGAACTGGAGGGAAGAAAATATCATAAAAAAAGAAATCTTATCAACGCATTCCTCAACAATTATAATTATACGGGAAAACGGATCAAGGCGGATAATGTGGGTGATGCGCTGCGGGTGCTCGATCTGTGGAGAGAATCGAGAGAGGAGGACGGAGACTATGCGGGGGCAAAAGAAGCCCTTTACCATATCGAGGATCTCAAGCTTTGCGGTTCCATCGTCTATGTTGACGGCAATCCGGCGGCATACACACTCGGTGAGGAACTCCAGGGGGGAACGTGTTTCGCGATCCATTTCGAAAAGGCAATCGGCGAATATAAAGGGCTTTATCAGTTCATTAACAAGTGTTTCGCGTCGTTTTTACCGGAAAAATACAAGACGATAAACCGCGAACAGGATATGGGAGACGAGGGCTTAAGGCAGGCAAAAATGAGTTACCGTCCTGTGGGTTTTATCAAGAAATACAGGGTGACACGGACCGTTCAATAGTAAGGGTCGATCGCGGGGCGGCCTGCGGGCAATTAAGAGAAATCGGTCTTGACAGGGACCATGTTCATATATTAAGATTGCGTGATTCGGTGTGATATGAAGTGGAATCAGGGAGTATCTTTTTGAAACGATGCGGTAGGTTTACATAATTATCCAAAGGAGGAAATGAGACGATGCCTATTTATCTCAAACTTATGAAAGGAAAAGGTTCAAAGGGGGAGATACTCGAGCTGGGTTTCTGTATGGATAATGATGAAGATATTTCAATCGATATCGAAACCGCCTTGAAAGAGGGGTTTACCACAACCCAGGAGACGTTCGACAGGCTGAAACGACTTTCGGAACTCGGACAAATGTACGAGGAAGTGGACAAATCACATAAACTGGAATTCCGGGATCTGGAAGAAAAAAAATAAAAATAATACTTTCCTTAAAATACTTATTCGTCAATAAGGATAATTTAAATGATTATTATACCTTCAATCGATATATTGAATGGTTCCTGCGTCCGCCTTTACCAGGGCAAATATAACCAGGCGACGGTATATTCGAAAGATCCTGTGGAGATTGCCCACAGTTTCGAAGATGCGGGTGCGCGGAGAATTCATATTATCGATCTGGATGCCGCCCGTGGTGAAGGACGGAATAACCGTAAAAAAATCGGACTCATAAGAAAGGCAGTCGGTGCGACCATTGAGGTCGGGGGGGGTATCCGAACACCGATCGATGTCGAAGAATTGCTTTCGATCGGTATTGATAAACTTATTCTGGGCACCGTTTTAGCGCAGCAGCCGACGGCGGTCGCTTCCTGGGTAAAAGAATATGGGGATGTTTTTATCGCGGGTATCGATGCTGTGAACGGGAATGTGAAGATATCCGGGTGGGAAGACAATGCCGGGGTCGACGATGTCGGTCTGGCGTGTGAGGCTAGAGACATCGGTTTTACCGGAATTATCTATACGAATATCGCCCATGACGGGGCATTGGACGGGCCGGATATTGACCGGACAGCCCTGATCGCGGAACAATCGAAATTACCCGTTATTCTTTCGGGTGGAATCGGTTCGGAGGCGGATGTGGAAGCGGTAGTACGGAAGGCCCATCCGGGTATTATCGGTATTATTATCGGTAAAGCGATATATGAGGGAAAGGTTTCGCTGCCCGGTCTTCTCGAATCCTATCATTGACGCAACGCACCGGCATCATCACGAAATTTCCCGGCAGGTGAACGAATACTTTCGGACGATGCCACTTGACTCTTTTTTCAATGCCCTTTATTGTTGCAGACAACGGGGGGGTGATTTCATGCATCCCCGTTCAAATCCTGATAAATATGGTATTGTTTCATTTTCTATTGATTCCGGAAGGTGGGACACACCAATATCGATACTAAAAAAAAGGAGTGTTTGATTATGATCGGTTGCCATCTGGGACGGATTTTTCAGGTAACTGTCGGGGGCGGGTCTTATCAGGAAGGACTGACCGCGGTTTTGCAGGGCGTTCCTGCGGGCATGAGTATTACGGAACCGGAGATCTACGCGGATCTTCTTTTGAGGAAGCCGGGAGCGGATGAACTGTCTTCACCGAGAAAGGAGCCGGATCTTCCGGTCATCTATTGCGGCGTGAACGCCGCCGATACGGTCGAGAACGCGGGAAATAAACATCTGACCAATGGCACGCCGCTCTGTATTCTCATCCCCAATCTCGACAGGCATTTCATTCATATAAAACAATATCAGGATACAAACCGGACCCCGCGGCCGGGACATGCCTCATTCGCATCGTTCAACAAGTACGGACTCGCGGATGATGCGATTGGCGCGGGAATTTTCTCCGGGAGATACTCGAGTACCATCGTCGCCGCGGGTGCCGTGGCCAAGAAAATCCTTGCTGCCTGCGGCATCAGGATTTGTTCGTATGTTAAAGAAGCGGCGGGCGTCAACTGCGGTGATATCGTCCATGATGTCGCCTTCAGATACACCGAATCCTATAAAAAAATGCGGCGGGATTACGATCCCTTTTATCAGGAGATTTATGAAAAAGGACGGATTCATGCCGATATGCGTTTTCTCGAAAAAATGAGTGTATTTGCAGAGATCGAGAAGGAAATCGATCAGGTCAGGGAAAAGGCACCGGCAATAAAGGAAGAGGAAATTCTTGAAAAGTACAGGGTACATCATATTGTCAATTGCCCGGATATTTCGGCCGCAAAGGAAATGGTCGAAGCGGTAAACAGGATAACGGCGACGGGTGATTCGAGCGGCGGTATTGTCGAGATTATCGTCGATGGTGTTCCCGTCGGACTGGGAGAACCGGTCTTTTATAAACTCGATGCGGAACTCGGAAGAATGCTCGGCATCGGAGCGGTCAAGGCAGTCGAGATAGGGGCCGGAATAAAGGTCAAAGATATGACCGGCTACGAATGCAATGATCAGATGCGTTCGGAAAAGGGGAAGGTAATATTCGATTCAAATAACGCCGGCGGAATCACGGGGGGGCTTGCCACCGGACAACCCCTCGTCATTCGTTGTACCGTCAAACCGACACCGACAATCAATAAAAAACAGCATACAATCGACAAATATACCCTCGAAAACAGGGATCTCGGTGCTATTACACGACGTGACCCGACTATCGTTGCCAGAATCTGGCCCGTTGCCGAAAATTATACGGCCCTTGTCGTCCTTGACAATCTCATTGCGCATTTCGGGTACCAACGATTGCAGGAGATTATGCGGCAGGAATCAAAACAGTAACATGGCGTTCACATAAATGCACCAAATACCGGTATATTGATAGAGGAACCGCCTTTATACTTATGGAACGATGAAGAGCTTACCGGATTTTGTAAAAAACACGCTGTCACCGCGATTCGGTGCCGATCCCCCGTCCATTATCTTTTTGGGTGGGGGTCAGGACTGGTCGGACGGGATAGTGTTTCGGTTCGAACATAGTGAGGGTGAACGTGTTATAAAGTTTGTCGATTTTGCACAAACGGATGATAAAGCGTTGTTCCGCATGGAAGAAAAGATTTTGTATATAAAACGGATGTCGGAAAGCGGAACGAGCGTCATTGAACCCGAATTGTCGGTCAACGGGAATCATTTTGAGATATGTTCTTTTGAAGGAAAAAACTGGCTCGCTTATTCTTATCCGTATGTCCCCGGAAGACCGGTGAATGCGGGCGATACTGTTGTCAGGAACGGCATGTTTCACAGACATATCGGCACGATCCTCGGGAAATTACATACCGTTGCATCGGAATTACCGGAAGAAGGGTTTACCGCTAATAAAAAGAAGCAGAGTCTGCTGTCTGACTGGACGGAGGAATGGGAGTTCTTCCGCTCGTGGTGCCGGGATGATGAAGTGGGTTCGGCCTGGGAAAGGTTGAAGCATGCCGTTCTGCGTCTTGATGTCGAGCGAAAAGTCTACGGATTCATACACAATGATGCCCATGCCGCGAATTTTATCTTCAATCCGGCTTCGGCAACAGGACAGGAGCGTAATAAATTCGATCTCACCCTGATTGATTTTGATGTGGCACGATTCCATTTTTTTACCTGCGAAGTCGCGGCGGCCCTGTATTCATTCGTCAGCCTCGAAACCGGCGGGCTGGAAACCATACGGACACTCGATAAAGATCGGAAGCGGTTTTTATATTCATCTTTTATGAAGGGGTACGAACAATTCAGGAGTCCCTTGCCGGAGTGGCTGGATCATCTGAGGTTGTTCATTCAATACAGGCGTTGTCTTCTCTTCATGCCGTTCCAGGAACAGACCGCAAAATATCCTGCCTGGCGAAAACGCTGGAAGAAGCGGATCATGGAGAATGATAAAAAGCTGTTTGGCTGATGATGCCGTTTGTCGTCGGTTTTTTCGAGAAAAAACACCCAACCTCGATAAGGAGATTGGGTGTTTTCCCGTCGTTGCATATCCTGTTAGCCGGCCGGATGCATACACCCGGTTTTTCCGTTACATGCTTTGTTGATAACAAGTTTTTCATTTATTTTATCAACGAAACTTTTTTGTATTCCCTGTGCCGTGAGTTCGAGCGCGATATATCGTTTGTTATTTTTTTGTATCATTTTAAAATAATACAAGAACATGAGAAGACATATCATCGTAAACGATAATAAAAGCACATTGATTTTTCCGTTCGTTATTTTTCCGACAATATCGCACAACGGCATTCCGGCGGACATTATTATCGCCCCGCCTAAATTTCCTTTGGGCGCGGCACCAAGCCTGTACGCCATTTCATGCGACCAGGGTTTTGCGAAGAAATTGACGATATGAGTGAATGTTCCGGATTTCTTCATCAAAGAAACAATGGGACGCGCCAGCACATAGTAGCCCGTCATGACATCGGGCCGTGTTTTATGCAGCAATGCGCCGAATTCAGTATCCGCTCTGAAAACCCATTCCTCCATCAATCCCTGCCTGTATAATTCCGTGCATATAATCGTCGCATCACCGATATCGCTGAAGAAATCGCCGATATTTTCGGCGACATCGATACCGAAGTCGCCGAGGCCGTCGACGAAATCGCTGCCCGCTTCCCACACGGCGCGGCCGGCGGCCTCAAAGGCCTCAACCGAATCGACGAATCCTTCGGCGATTGCCGTCGAGGCGTCGATAAATCCGCCGAGGGCGGCTTCTCCGATTGAGATAAAACCTTCCCTGACGGCATCCGCCCCGGAAATAAAACCGTCGACAAGGGCAGTGGTGACGTCCATGAATCCATTGGCCACGGCTTCGACACCCGTGATGAACCCATTGGTCAACGCGGTCGTGACATCCATGAAACCGTTGGCGACCGCCTCGACCCCGGTAATAAATCCGTTCGCGATCGCGGAGGTGACATCGATCAATCCGTTGGCGACCGCCTCGACCCCGGTGATGAATCCCTCTCCGATGGCCTCCGCTACCGTAATGAAGCCCTGTGCGACCGCTTCGACCCCGGTGATGAATCCTTCACCGATCGCCTCGGCGACGGTAATGAATCCCTCCCCGATCGCTTCGGCGACATCGATAACTCCTTCACCGATAAGTTCGGCCGTATCGGCTATTTCGTTGAAATCTATCTGGAAACTCAGGTCGATCTCCACTCCCAGTATCAACTGGATCTCCCCGGAAATCCCGACAGTGAGTGTTCCGTCGCTGAAGCCGAATTCCCCGCCCACTCCGAATTCCACCGCGGCACCTGCGCTGACGCCGCCGCCGCCGTTCATCCCGATTCCGGCAACCTGGCCTTCGGCGTAATACGCCGCGTTCGCGGATACGCCGGCGCCGAGATTCATATCCCCCTCGGCACCGTAATCACCGTCGCCGTAATGAACGCCGCCTTGTCCGTCGACATAGGCATAAGCCGATGCACCGACGGCGCCTCCGGCACCCGCCGAAGTTCCGGGAATGGCCGCCAGTCTGACTTCCCCGTCAGCCGAAAGCGAGACATTCGCCTGTACCCCCGCATACGCCTCAACGGTAAAGTCTTCATCGGTCGCCTGGAAATGGGCTTCAAGTTCCGCCGAGACATATGCTTCCGCCGTTACCGTGCCCGTCGCCGTTACGGCATTCCCCAGGGTAACCGATCCGCCCGCCGTCGCCACGGCTCCGGCTTCAATATATGCCCGTGCGCCCATGCGTACTCCATCGGGGCCGACCGTTAAAGCGGCATCGAATCCCGCGTCTGCGTATAACCGGGCATTGGCGTAACCGCTGATACGGGCCGCCCCGTTCAATGCTTCCATCTGGGCGTCTGTTGCGACATATGCACTGATATGCATGCCGCCGCTGACGCTGAAACATGTCGTTGAATGGTCAAGACTGATTATGTTGTTCTGAATGTCCCGAACCGGAATCGCATAGACGCCTTTGTCCACGGGAATGGAATTATTGGGGATAACACCGGCAGGCAGGTCCGAGACGAGTATTAAGGTGTTCGGATCCAGAGGCTGGTTCAGGAAAGACGAAAGATCGATGTCCGTCGTATAATCGCGGCTCGATACGAAACCGTCGTCGAATCGGAGGTGATCGACAACGATCATGTTTACCCTTGTGATCATGCCCGGGTCGTCAATGGAGGAGATTTCCAGTACATTGCCGATACGTTTGACGGTGAAGTCGCTTCGTCTGCCGTCGAACCGAATAACGGTATCGCCGTTGTTCGCCACATACATATCATTTGACACCGGGACGAAGATTGTCCGGACGGCCCTTACGCCCCTGCAATCGGATGAGCCTTCGAGCGTCACATTGATTTGAAATGATTCGTATTGCCCGTTGATGTCCAGAGAAAGACCCGTCAGGTCCTCTTTGGCCAGAACGGCGCACCCATCGGTATAAAGGATTTCGCTTCCATCCGGCCGTATCAATGAGACCCCGGAAGGGAGACCGGATAGAGTGATTCGGACATTTCTTTTCAACAGGGGATTGACGACAATATCGAGAGGGATACGGCCCTGTACGGCTTCACCGTTCACAACATCGATGCCGAAGTCGCCCGACTGTGCAAAAAGAAGGGTATCATTCGTCGGGGTTATATACAGATGGAGCGGTGTACTCCATTTATGCAGTTTACGATGTGTTTTATAAAATGCTGTCACCTTGAGATTGAGTTTTCCGAAAAAACCGGGACGCACGTCAAGGCATATCGTGTTGTCGAGCAGCGTTTTTGCGTCAAGCAGCTGGAAATATTCTCCATTCTTGTCGAGTTGCGGCATACTGCCTTCTTTGACAATAACCGATTGAGGTAATCCGCTGATAACCACCGTCTGGATATCGAGATGCCGGTTCATGCGGGGGAGAGCGACTGGAATTGAACGGCCGGATTCCATGACGGGATAATTAACAAGAATATCCTCAACATCGAAGAACCGGAGGGTTTCTCCTTTCGGTGTTGTTATTACCCCGCTGATCGTGTCGGATGTCGACCTGAACATTAAGTATGAATAAAGCGGCTGCCGGGAACCGCCGTCGGGCGTGATTTTCCACCCTTTGATGGTGAGCACACGGTCCA harbors:
- a CDS encoding phosphotransferase, whose translation is MKSLPDFVKNTLSPRFGADPPSIIFLGGGQDWSDGIVFRFEHSEGERVIKFVDFAQTDDKALFRMEEKILYIKRMSESGTSVIEPELSVNGNHFEICSFEGKNWLAYSYPYVPGRPVNAGDTVVRNGMFHRHIGTILGKLHTVASELPEEGFTANKKKQSLLSDWTEEWEFFRSWCRDDEVGSAWERLKHAVLRLDVERKVYGFIHNDAHAANFIFNPASATGQERNKFDLTLIDFDVARFHFFTCEVAAALYSFVSLETGGLETIRTLDKDRKRFLYSSFMKGYEQFRSPLPEWLDHLRLFIQYRRCLLFMPFQEQTAKYPAWRKRWKKRIMENDKKLFG